The nucleotide window TGTGAGGATCGCCCGTTCCCGCCCACCAGATATCGGTACGGGGGTTACGCGCTTCGCTGCGAAGACGCGCATAGGCTTCTCCTGCGGAGAGTCGCACCATGCTGACTTTTATATCAGGATGCGTCTGGCTGAAAACGCGGGTCATCTGCTCACAGACCACCACGTCAGCCGAGCAGATCATATTGAGATTACCCGCAGCGCTGGCCGCAAACGGGGAGAGCGAGCAGCAGAGAGCAAGGGCAGGGGTCAACAAGGTATAACGCATGGTGTTCTCCTTGGGGTTGAGGTGATGCTTCACCGGCATCTTTTTTTGCACAGCTGTGCAGATTAGTAGAGAACAAAAAATAGCCTGTCAATCCAGCTCTGCTGCAATTGGCGGTTGCCGTCACAAAAATGCAACATTCGCAGTCGATTTTATTTTGCACAGCTGTGCAGTTCAGGGCAAACTGGAGCCGTTCATGAAAAACTGGTGGGAATAAGCCTGATGCAGGAGAAAACAGTGGTCAGCGCACAGGATGTTGCTCTACGGGCGGGCGTATCACGTTCTGCGGTATCCCGCGTCTTTACGCCGGGCGCCAGCGTATCGGAACCGATGCGCGCCCGCGTCCTGAAAGCGGCAGAAGAGCTGGGTTATCACGTCAATCATCTCGCCCGCAGCCTGGTAAGAAACCGCAGCGGCATAGTCTGTTTGATTGTTTCAGAGGTGGCCACCCCCTATCGCGCCACCCTGGTCAGCTGGCTGACTCAGTTACTTCAGGAGGCGGGAAAAGTGGCGATGATCATTAATACCGATCGCTCGGACAGCCGCGTTTCAGCAGCCCTGCAGCAGGCGATTAATTTTCGTGCCGATGCGTCGATTATTCTCTCCGGCATGCCTGACCGTACCATCACCCGCCTCTGCTACCAGCATGGGCAACACCTGGTACTGATCAACCGCGACGAGACGCTGCCGGGATCGCTAAGCATCAATCTCGACTCTACCCAGGCTGCCGAAACTGCATTAATGGCTTTTCAGCGTGCGGGATGTCGCCACCTTGCATTCGCCAATTCGCTGGCAGGGACGCCCAGCCTGATGAAACGAGAGGCCGACTTTCTGGCCGCCGCCGCCCGAGCTGAGATTGCGGTCACGGTGGAACGCTTTGGCAGTACCTCGTATGAGAGCGGCCAGATCCTTGCGCATCGCCTGCTGACGCGACAGCAGCGTCCCGATGCCATCTACTGCGTTACCGACCTGGTGGCCTGTGGGCTGATGGATGAAGCGCGGCATCGTTTTGGCCTGCGCATTCCGGAAGATCTTTGCGTGGTAGGGTATGACAATATCCCGCAAAGCGGCTGGTCATCTTACGATTTGACTACCTTTACCCAGCCCATCGAACAGTTTGCACGTGAAGCTGTGCGCTGGCTGATTGAGCAGGATAACCACTCTGATGAACTGCGGCCACGCACCGGACAGCTAAACCACAGCCTGATTTATGAGGCAAATGTCGTGTGGCGCGGCTCGGTGCGCAGCGGTTAATGGAGGCGTCCTGCGGGCAGGGATACCTGCAGGAGCCGTGAGCCCGTTACTGGGTGGCTGGCAGGCCCTCCTCTTCAGGCTCGGCTTCCTGCGCTTCCGCCAGGTAAGGGTTTTTCACCACCAGATTAGGCAGCGCCATCTCAACACCTATCTCCTGCAGGCGCTCAATAATCTGAATATTGATCTCCTGCTGAATATCCATGTATTTGTTGTAGTCCGCCGTGTTAACGATATGCACCACTTCATAGTTCAGTCGGTCGGTGCCAAAGCCCAGCAGATGCGCCCGGTCGAACTTTGTTTCCCCTGCTTCAGTAATAATCTGACCGACAATTTCACCAATCTTGCGCAGTTTTTCCGGCGGCGTATTCAGCGCCACGCCAAAGGTGAAGACGATGCGTCGGGTCTGCATACGCTTGTAATTGTGCAGCGTCTGCTGAAGCAGAATGGCGTTACCACAGACAATCTGTTCGCCGCTCAGACTGCGGATGCGGGTGGTTTTCAGCCCGATATGCTCGATAGTACCGGCAACATCATTAAAGACCACGAAGTCACCAATCTCAAACGGCTTATCAAAGCCAATGGAGAGCGAGGCAAACACGTCGCTAAGGATGGTCTGAACAGCCAGCGCAATAGCGATACCGCCCACCCCCAGGCTGGCTACCAGCGCAGTAATATCTACCCCGGCGTTAGCCAGTATTGAGAGCAGCATTACTGACCAGACCACGGCTCGCAGGAGCAGACCGGTGATCACCAGCGTCACCGGATTTTTAATCATGCCGGGCTGAGTCATCAACTGACGAAGCCAGGAGACTACCCCCTGATCCATCCAGAGTGCAATTTGCACCGCCAGCACCAGGAACCAGGCGTGGCTGATGGTGTTATAAAGGTTATCCGGCAGGTTGATAAAGCGCAGGCTGAATAAAAAAGCAGAGATGAAAATCAGGGATTTACTGGTTCTTTTCAGCATATCTGTGAGGATGATGCGCCCTTTATTGGCCGCGGCGTGTTTCTCTCCCCAACTGTTGATTGCTTTCTGAATGAAAGAGAGCAGCCGATTAATCACCCAGTACATGACCAGCGTTACCAGAACCACGGTGGCGGTTCCTATCCAGAACGAGGGGGTCATCAGCAGGTTGAAAAAATGGAAGCGCGACAGAAATTGCATGTTCTCTCCTTGTGTCAGAAAAAAAGTCCAAAAGGAAAGGATAGACAAGGTGCCAGAGTGCGTCGAACTTGCAGAGGCCCCTGTTCCGGGTGAAAGTGCTGGTTTGAAGCCCTGCAAAGAGGAGCAGAGGCGATCATCTTTATCAGCCTGAACGGATGTAGCCTTCCAATACTGCGGCTGCCAGAATAAAAAAAGGCCCGCTATCAGGCGGGCCTTTTGCATTAATCACATCAGCTATTCATTAATATTTGGATGTTGATGGATCAGATGCTTACGTTTCTCTTCCAGCTCCGCTATCTGCTCACTGATATCATCAATTTTGCTCTCGATATTATCGTGATGCTCCTGCAGGATCTCTTTAGCTTCATCAATATCTGAAGCGGCAGGCGTTGCGCCGCGCAGAGGCATATTTGCGGTTTCCTTCATCATAATACCGGTCACCAGACCCACAACCGCAACCACCATCAGGTAATAAGCAGGCATGTAGAGGTTAGCGGTATATTCCACCAGCCAGGCCGCCAGCGTTGGCGTTAAACCTGCAACTAAAATCGAAATATTGAAGGCGCTTGCCAGCGCGCTGTAACGGATATGCGTAGGGAACATCGCGGGAAGCGAGGAGGCCATAACGCCGGTAAAGCAGTTCAGCACCACGGCCAGAATCAGCAGCCCGGCAAAAATCAGCCCCATCACGTTACTGTTGATCAGCATAAAGCAGGGAATAGCCAGGAACA belongs to Erwinia pyri and includes:
- a CDS encoding substrate-binding domain-containing protein, encoding MQEKTVVSAQDVALRAGVSRSAVSRVFTPGASVSEPMRARVLKAAEELGYHVNHLARSLVRNRSGIVCLIVSEVATPYRATLVSWLTQLLQEAGKVAMIINTDRSDSRVSAALQQAINFRADASIILSGMPDRTITRLCYQHGQHLVLINRDETLPGSLSINLDSTQAAETALMAFQRAGCRHLAFANSLAGTPSLMKREADFLAAAARAEIAVTVERFGSTSYESGQILAHRLLTRQQRPDAIYCVTDLVACGLMDEARHRFGLRIPEDLCVVGYDNIPQSGWSSYDLTTFTQPIEQFAREAVRWLIEQDNHSDELRPRTGQLNHSLIYEANVVWRGSVRSG
- a CDS encoding mechanosensitive ion channel family protein, which gives rise to MQFLSRFHFFNLLMTPSFWIGTATVVLVTLVMYWVINRLLSFIQKAINSWGEKHAAANKGRIILTDMLKRTSKSLIFISAFLFSLRFINLPDNLYNTISHAWFLVLAVQIALWMDQGVVSWLRQLMTQPGMIKNPVTLVITGLLLRAVVWSVMLLSILANAGVDITALVASLGVGGIAIALAVQTILSDVFASLSIGFDKPFEIGDFVVFNDVAGTIEHIGLKTTRIRSLSGEQIVCGNAILLQQTLHNYKRMQTRRIVFTFGVALNTPPEKLRKIGEIVGQIITEAGETKFDRAHLLGFGTDRLNYEVVHIVNTADYNKYMDIQQEINIQIIERLQEIGVEMALPNLVVKNPYLAEAQEAEPEEEGLPATQ